The DNA window CGACCCGGCCTGGTACTCCAAGCGTCTGCCGCAGATCATGGGCGTGACCGAGGAAACCACCACCGGCGTGCACCGCCTGTACCAGATGCATAAGGACGGCAAGCTGGCCTTCCCGGCGATCAACGTCAACGACTCCGTCACCAAGTCGAAGTTCGACAACCTGTACGGCTGCCGCGAGTCGCTGGTCGACGGCATCAAGCGCGCCACCGACGTCATGATCGCCGGCAAGGTCGCCGTCATCGCCGGTTACGGTGACGTCGGCAAGGGCTCGGCCCAGGCCATGCGCGCGCTGTCGGCGCAGGTGTGGGTCACCGAAATCGATCCGATCTGCGCGTTGCAGGCGGCGATGGAAGGCTACCGCGTCGTGACGATGGACTACGCCGCCGAACACGGCGACATCTTCGTCACCTGCACCGGCAACTATCACATCCTGACCGAGAAGCACATGCTGGCCATGAAGGACCAGGCCATCGTCTGCAACATCGGCCACTTCGACAACGAGATCGACGTCGCCGCCCTCAAGAAGTACACTTGGGAAAATATCAAGCCGCAAGTCGACCACGTGATCTTCCCGTCGGGCAAGCGCATCATCCTGCTGGCCGAAGGCCGCCTGGTGAACCTGGGTTGCGGCACCGGCCACCCGTCGTACGTGATGAGCTCGTCGTTCGCCAACCAGACCATCGCCCAGATCGAGCTGTTCGCCAACACCGACAAGTACCCGGTCGGCGTCTACGTGCTGCCGAAGCACCTGGACGAGAAAGTGGCGCGCCTGCAGTTGAAGAAACTGAACGCGCAACTGACCGTGCTGACCGAAGAGCAAGCGGCCTACATCGGCGTGACGCAGGAAGGTCCGTACAAACCGGACCACTACCGTTATTAATCTGACGGCGTGAGGCGGGGCCGGCATCTGTTGCCGGCCTTGTTTTTATCTAGATATTTTTTGCAGCGAGACTTAGTTATGCGTTTGGTCCTTACCTGGTTAATCAATGCGGTTGCCCTGCTGGCAATTCCCTACCTGATGCATTCTGTCGATGTCATAAGCATAGGCGCAGCCCTCGTCGCGGCTTTCGTACTGGCCCTTGTAAACACGCTGATCCGCCCCGTCCTGTTGCTGTTGACCTTGCCCGTGACCATGCTGTCGCTGGGACTGTTTATCTTCGTCATCAACGGCTTCATGTTCTGGCTGGTGGCGCAATTCGTCGACGGTTTCCACGTCGACAGCTTCCTGTCGGCGATCGGCGGCGCACTGTTGTACAGCGTGATTTCCTGGGCTCTGTCTACCTTACTTTTGAAGAACTCAGATGGCTAATCATAATTTCAGTATCGAATTCTTTCCGCCGAAGACGGCGGAAGGCGCGGAAAAGCTGCGCGTCACGCGCGCCAAGCTGTCCGAACTGAAACCCAAATATTTTTCCGTGACCTTCGGCGCCGGCGGCAGCACCCAGCGCGGCACCCTGGACACGGTGGTCGAGATCCTGGCCGCCGGCGAGGACGCCGCGCCGCACCTGTCGTGCGTCGGCGGCACGCGCGAGTCGATCCGCGCCATCCTGGCCGAATTCAAGTCGCACAACATCAAGCGCATCGTCGCGCTGCGCGGCGACCTGCCGAGCGGCTACGGCGCGTCCGGCGAATTTCGTTACGCCAACGAGCTGGTTGAGTTCATCCGCCAGGAGACGGGCGAATGGTTCCACATCGAAGTGGCGGCCTATCCGGAGGTGCACCCGCAGGCCAAGTCGCCGCAGGACGACCTGCTGGCGTTCGAGCGCAAAGTGAAGGCCGGCGCCAACGCCGCCATCACGCAGTATTTCTACAACGCCGACGCCTATTTCCAGTTCGTCGACCAGACCAGCAAGATGGGTATCAGCGTGCCTATCGTGGCCGGCATCATGCCGATCACGAACTACACGCAGTTGATGCGCTTCTCCGACATGTGCGGCGCCGAGATCCCGCGCTGGGTGCGATTGAAGCTGGCCAGCTACGGCGACGACACCGCGTCGATCAAGGCCTTCGGCCTCGATGTCGTGTCGCAGTTGTGCGAGCGCCTGCTGGCCGGCGGCGCGCCGGGGCTGCACTTCTACAGCATGAACCAGGCCGCGGCGACCACCGCGCTGTGGCAACGCCTGGTGTGACTGTCGGCGCATACGCGTAACCCGCAAACCGACGCGGGGTCGTACCCCAAGGGGTACGACCCCTGTGGCCGCACTGTGGGTTAAATGTCCGCGATTTCCGTGACGATGCGGTCCAGCGCCACATCGTGCGCGTCGCCGTCGAACTTCACCTCCAGGCAGCTGTACGCGATGCCCACCGTCTCCGGACGCGGCGAGCGCGCCAGGGTGCGGTCGTAAAACCCTCCGCCATAGCCTAATCGATATCCCTCCGGGTTGTATCCCAGACAAGGCACCAGCAACGCCGGCGGATACGCCGCCGCGAGCCGCAAATCCGCCGGCACCGCCACCCCCATCGCATCCTTGACCATCGACTCGCCGATACGCCAGTCGGCGAATTCCAGCGCCGCGTGTTTTTCCACCACCACCGGCAGCAGCAGCCGCGCGCCCAGGCGCTCCAGCTCCACGTAGGCGGCCTGCAGATCGGGCTCGTCGCGCAACGGCCAGTACACGCCCAGCGCCGCCGGCCGCGCCGCGCGCCACCACGCGATCACCCGCGTGCCGATGGCATGGTCCCACGCCGCCCGCGCGGCCGGGTCGAGCGCGCGCCGCGCGGTCAGCAACTGCTTGCGCAAATCGGCCTTTTGCGTAGCGGCCGGGGCTATTCGTTCGCTCTCGGCACGTGGTATTCTAGGGTCGCTGGTCATGGATTCATCGCTGGTCATGGATTCGGTTGTCGCTTCGTACACTGCTTAAAGAGAGTTTCACATTGATTTCCGCTTCGAAATGGATTGCCGGCGTTGTCGTCGTGGCCTGGGTTGCGTTCAACCCGTCGTATATGTCGCAGGCCCACGCCGAGGATATCGGCGCCGAGACCAAGCGGCAGGACGATGCCTTCCTGCTGATGCGCGACGCGGTGCGCCAGGACGACGCGGCCAAGGTGGATTTCTACGCGGCCCGTCTCGCCAATTATTCCATTCCTTCGTATGTCGATTATTATCGGCTCAAATCGCGCCTGAAGGACGCCTCCTACGCCGAAATCCGCGATTTCATGAAGCGCTACGAAGGCCAGGCCATCGTCGACCGCTTGCGCAACGACTGGCTGCTGGACCTGGGCCGCAAGCGCGACTGGGTCACCTTCGACGAGCAGCTGCCGCTGTTTGTGCTGAACGACGACACCCAGGTCAAATGCTACGCGCTGCAATCGCGCGCGCTCAAAGGCCAGAAAGTGGCCGACGAGGCGCGCGCCCTGCTCACATCCCCAGCGGTCTACGGCGAACCCTGCGCGGGCCTGATCGCGACCCTGTTCCAGACCGGCCAGTTCGACGCCAACGACCTGTATGAACAACTGCGCCTGTCCG is part of the Oxalobacteraceae bacterium OTU3CAMAD1 genome and encodes:
- the ahcY gene encoding adenosylhomocysteinase: MNAVLKSAQDYLVADISLASWGDKEIRIAETEMPGLMAIREEFAAAQPLKGARITGSLHMTIQTAVLIQTLEALGAKVRWASCNIYSTQDHAAAAIAAAGTPVFAIKGETLDEYWDYTHRIFEWPADAAGNAVYSNMILDDGGDATLLLHLGARAEKDLSVLAAPGSEEEICLFNAIKAHLAIDPAWYSKRLPQIMGVTEETTTGVHRLYQMHKDGKLAFPAINVNDSVTKSKFDNLYGCRESLVDGIKRATDVMIAGKVAVIAGYGDVGKGSAQAMRALSAQVWVTEIDPICALQAAMEGYRVVTMDYAAEHGDIFVTCTGNYHILTEKHMLAMKDQAIVCNIGHFDNEIDVAALKKYTWENIKPQVDHVIFPSGKRIILLAEGRLVNLGCGTGHPSYVMSSSFANQTIAQIELFANTDKYPVGVYVLPKHLDEKVARLQLKKLNAQLTVLTEEQAAYIGVTQEGPYKPDHYRY
- a CDS encoding phage holin family protein, yielding MRLVLTWLINAVALLAIPYLMHSVDVISIGAALVAAFVLALVNTLIRPVLLLLTLPVTMLSLGLFIFVINGFMFWLVAQFVDGFHVDSFLSAIGGALLYSVISWALSTLLLKNSDG
- the metF gene encoding methylenetetrahydrofolate reductase [NAD(P)H], with product MANHNFSIEFFPPKTAEGAEKLRVTRAKLSELKPKYFSVTFGAGGSTQRGTLDTVVEILAAGEDAAPHLSCVGGTRESIRAILAEFKSHNIKRIVALRGDLPSGYGASGEFRYANELVEFIRQETGEWFHIEVAAYPEVHPQAKSPQDDLLAFERKVKAGANAAITQYFYNADAYFQFVDQTSKMGISVPIVAGIMPITNYTQLMRFSDMCGAEIPRWVRLKLASYGDDTASIKAFGLDVVSQLCERLLAGGAPGLHFYSMNQAAATTALWQRLV
- a CDS encoding 5-formyltetrahydrofolate cyclo-ligase, translated to MTSDPRIPRAESERIAPAATQKADLRKQLLTARRALDPAARAAWDHAIGTRVIAWWRAARPAALGVYWPLRDEPDLQAAYVELERLGARLLLPVVVEKHAALEFADWRIGESMVKDAMGVAVPADLRLAAAYPPALLVPCLGYNPEGYRLGYGGGFYDRTLARSPRPETVGIAYSCLEVKFDGDAHDVALDRIVTEIADI